CCCGCATTCTGCAGCATCTCGGCGTGGAGCAGGAGTTGGTGCCGCAGTGGCAGTTCGCCGAGGAGCCCTAGCGGGCGCGGTCGCCGCCTGGAGGCGGCTCCGAACCATCCTGGAGATGATCAAGTTCGAGCACACGCTGTTCGCGCTGCCCTTCGCGCTCATCAGCGCGGTACTGGCGGCGGGACGGCTCGGCCGTCCGCACAGCCTGCCCGCCGGGAGCACGCTCGGCTGGATCCTGTTGGCGATGATCGGCGCGCGCAGCGCCGCCATGGCGTTCAACCGCATCGTTGACGCTCGCTACGACGCCGCCAACCCGCGCACCGTGGCGCGCGCCATACCGGCCGGGGCGCTCACGGTGCGCCAGGTCGGCGCGTTCACGGCCGGCGCAGTCGCGCTGTTCCTCTATGCCGCCTACCGGCTGAACCCGCTCTGCATGGCGCTCTCGCCGCTCGCGCTCGCCGCCGTCCTGGGCTACTCCTACACCAAGCGGTTCACCTCGCTCTCTCACCTGGCGCTCGGGTTCGCCATCGGCATCGCGCCGATCGGAGCGTGGCTGGCGGTCACCGGGCACTTCGCCCCCGAGCCGCTGCTCCTCGGCGCGGCGGTGATGCTCTGGATCGGCGGCTTCGACGTCATCTATGCCCTGCAGGATGTCGACTTCGATCACCGCGCCGGCCTGCACTCGCTGCCCCGCGCCATCGGCATGGGGCCGGCGCTGCTCGTCTCGCGCCTGGTGCATGTGGCCATGCTCGGGCTGCTGGCCGTGGTGGGTGTGCTCGCCGGTCTACACACGATCTACTTCGCCGGCCTCGTGGCCGTCGCGGCGCTGATCGCGTATGAGCACGCGCTGGTGTCGCCGGGCGATCTGAGCCGGCTGAACGTCGCCTTCTTCACGCTCAACGGCTGGGTGAGCGTGTCGCTCCTCGTGTTCGTCGTGCTCGATCGCTGGATGACACCGCGGTGAGCGCGCTTCGAATTGGGTCAGTTCCCTACCTCAACGCCAAGCCGCTGGTGGACTGGTTCCACGAGCCGGAGTGTGACGCCGACGCCGAGGTGACCTATGCCGTGCCGGCGGAGCTTGCGGCGAGGCTGCGCGACGGAGAGCTCGACGTGGCGATGGTCTCGGTCTTCGAGTTGTTTCGGGGTCCCGGGCTGAGGATGGTGCCCGGCGTCTCGGTCTCGGCCGACGGCCCCGTGGGTAGCGTCCGACTCCTGTCCCGCGTGTCGCCGCGCCGTATCGGCAGCGTCGCGCTGGACACGAGCTCGCTCACCTCCGCCGCGCTGACGCGCGTGCTGCTGAGCGAGGTCTACGGCCTCCAGCCGCGCTACGTACCGCATTCACCGGACCTTCCCGCGATGCTCGCCGTCTGCGACGCGGCGCTCATCATCGGCGATCTGAGGCTGTTCGCCCGCCCCGCGAGCCACGTGATCGACCTCGGTGCGGAGTGGAAGGCGCACACCGGCCTGCCGTTCGTCTACGCCGGCTGGCTCGCGCGCGAAGACGGGCCGGCCGCGGCCGCCGCGCAGATCCTGACGCGTGCGCGCGACTGGGGCGTGTCGCACCTTGAGGCGCTGTCGACACGGTGGGCCGAGCGCATGGGCCTGCCGCTGGCGCGCGTGCGCGACTACTTCCTCAACGTGATGCGCTACGGCCTGGACGAACCGGCGTGGACCGGCCTGCGCACCTTCCAGGAGCGCTGCGTGGCGCATGGGCTGGTGGAGGCGCGGGTCCCGCTCCGGATGGTGGGAGAGTGAGACGGCGATGAACGCGGAGATCGCCACGTGGCGCGACCCGCAGGGCAGGACCATCACGCTGGTTCAGGGCGACATCACCGAGGAGCGTGTCGACGCGATCGTGAACGCGGCGAACTCGCACCTTCGGCACGGCGGCGGCGTGGCCGCGGCCATCGCGCGCAAGGGCGGCCCCGCGATCCAGCAGGAAAGCGATCGCATCGGGTTCGTGGAGGTCGGCGGCGCGGCGGTCACGGGCGCGGGTCGCCTGCCATGCCGCTACGTGATCCACGCGGTCGGGCCGATGTGGGGCGCCGGCGGCGAGGACGCGAAGCTGGGGAGCGCCGCGCGCGGAAGCCTGGCGCGGGCCGAGCAGCTCGGCCTAGCGAGCGTGAGCCTGCCGGCTATCAGCAGCGGCATCTTTGGGTTCCCGAAAGAGCGGTGCGCCGAGATCCTGCTCACGGAGGCGCGGAGGCACTTCGCGGAGGGCGCCGATACGCGCCTGCGGACCATTCGGTTCTGCCTGTTCGACGAGCCGACCGTGCGCGCGTTTCGCGAGGCCTGGGACCGCGCGATGCAAGGCGGCGACTGAGGCCTGGTCCGGCGCGTCGGCGGCGGCTCACCCGGCCGCTGCCAGGAGGAAGCAGATGGCGGAGGAGATCTACCTGTTCATCGACTTCGACGGCACGATCAACGACGGCGACCTCCTCCTTGAGCGACACGTCCGCGAGCTGGCGGCTCTTCTGGCCGTGTCGGCGGGCGGCGGCGTGGCCGCCTGGGAAGCGGTGCTCCCCGGCGCCTGCGCGCGGTCGGAGACACGCTACCGGGAGCGGTTCGTGGGCGCGCCGCTGGCGGGCTACACCGCCTGGCTGAACGAGGAACGCGACCGCATGACGCGCGAGGTGTTCGCGGAAGCTGGCGTTCCGCTCCCGCGCGACGAGAGCCCGGCAGACTTCGGCAAGCGCATGCAGTTCGATGCTCTCACTGGCGTCAGCGCGGCCTACCCGGGCGCGTTGAGCGCGCTTCGAAGCCTCTTCGAGGACGGCGTGCGGACGCAGCTTGCCTCGGGTCACAACTCCGAGTACCTGCTGGCCGCGCTCATCGGGGCCGGAGTCGAAAGCTACACCGAGAGCAAGTTCGGCCCGGACCTGGTGGACTGCGCCAAGGAGGGTCCGGAGTACTACCGGCGCATCATGGACGCCTGCGGCGCGGATCCGCAGCGCTCCGTGGTGGTGGACGACCTGCCGGCCTGCCTGGAATGGGCCCGGGAGGCCGGCGCTTCCGTCATTCAGGCGCGCATCCGCCCGTCCGCGCCAGAGCAGACCGAGCATACCGTCATGGCGGACCTGGCCGACCTCCCCCGGCTCGTCCGAGAGGTGGTGGAGGGCCGAACGGGCGCCGTGGCGCGCGGCCAGTGCGAGCCACGGCGCTCGCCGGGGGGAACGGGATGACCAACGAGCTTCGTGACGAGATCGCCGCGGTGGAGCCCGACCTGATCGCCCTCCGCCACGACCTGCACCGCCACCCGGAGCTCAGCGGGCGCGAGGAGCGCACCGCCGGACGCGTAGCCGAGCGGCTGCGCGCGCTCGGCCTCCAACCGCGGACCGGCGTTGGCGGCCACGGCGTGGTGGCCGACCTCGACGGCGCGGCGCCCGGACCGACCCTGGCGCTCCGCGCCGACATGGACGCCCTGCCGATCGCCGAACGGAGCGAGCTCCCGTACCGCTCCGATGAGCCCGGAGTGATGCACGCGTGCGGCCACGACGGTCACACCACGGTGCTCCTTGGCGCGGCGCACATACTGTCCGGGCGACGCGACCGCCTGGCGGGGCGCGTTCGACTCCTCTTCCAGCCGGCGGAGGAGACGGTCGGCGGCGCGGTCGACATGTGCGCTCAGGGAGCGATGGACGGGGTGGACGCGATCGTGGCACTGCACGGGTGGCCGGGTCTGCCGATCGGTCAGGTGGGGCTGCGGATCGGCCCGATGATGGCCTCGGCCGATACGTTCGACATCCTGGTGCGCGGCCACGGGACCCACGCGGCCTACCCGCACCTTGGTGTCGACCCGGTGATCGCGGGCGCGGAGATCGTGCTTGCGCTGCAACGCATCGTGAGCCGGGAGGTCGACCCGCTCG
This is a stretch of genomic DNA from Chthonomonadales bacterium. It encodes these proteins:
- a CDS encoding UbiA family prenyltransferase, yielding MIKFEHTLFALPFALISAVLAAGRLGRPHSLPAGSTLGWILLAMIGARSAAMAFNRIVDARYDAANPRTVARAIPAGALTVRQVGAFTAGAVALFLYAAYRLNPLCMALSPLALAAVLGYSYTKRFTSLSHLALGFAIGIAPIGAWLAVTGHFAPEPLLLGAAVMLWIGGFDVIYALQDVDFDHRAGLHSLPRAIGMGPALLVSRLVHVAMLGLLAVVGVLAGLHTIYFAGLVAVAALIAYEHALVSPGDLSRLNVAFFTLNGWVSVSLLVFVVLDRWMTPR
- a CDS encoding menaquinone biosynthesis protein; this encodes MSALRIGSVPYLNAKPLVDWFHEPECDADAEVTYAVPAELAARLRDGELDVAMVSVFELFRGPGLRMVPGVSVSADGPVGSVRLLSRVSPRRIGSVALDTSSLTSAALTRVLLSEVYGLQPRYVPHSPDLPAMLAVCDAALIIGDLRLFARPASHVIDLGAEWKAHTGLPFVYAGWLAREDGPAAAAAQILTRARDWGVSHLEALSTRWAERMGLPLARVRDYFLNVMRYGLDEPAWTGLRTFQERCVAHGLVEARVPLRMVGE
- a CDS encoding macro domain-containing protein, translating into MNAEIATWRDPQGRTITLVQGDITEERVDAIVNAANSHLRHGGGVAAAIARKGGPAIQQESDRIGFVEVGGAAVTGAGRLPCRYVIHAVGPMWGAGGEDAKLGSAARGSLARAEQLGLASVSLPAISSGIFGFPKERCAEILLTEARRHFAEGADTRLRTIRFCLFDEPTVRAFREAWDRAMQGGD
- a CDS encoding HAD family hydrolase, which gives rise to MAEEIYLFIDFDGTINDGDLLLERHVRELAALLAVSAGGGVAAWEAVLPGACARSETRYRERFVGAPLAGYTAWLNEERDRMTREVFAEAGVPLPRDESPADFGKRMQFDALTGVSAAYPGALSALRSLFEDGVRTQLASGHNSEYLLAALIGAGVESYTESKFGPDLVDCAKEGPEYYRRIMDACGADPQRSVVVDDLPACLEWAREAGASVIQARIRPSAPEQTEHTVMADLADLPRLVREVVEGRTGAVARGQCEPRRSPGGTG
- a CDS encoding amidohydrolase, with the translated sequence MTNELRDEIAAVEPDLIALRHDLHRHPELSGREERTAGRVAERLRALGLQPRTGVGGHGVVADLDGAAPGPTLALRADMDALPIAERSELPYRSDEPGVMHACGHDGHTTVLLGAAHILSGRRDRLAGRVRLLFQPAEETVGGAVDMCAQGAMDGVDAIVALHGWPGLPIGQVGLRIGPMMASADTFDILVRGHGTHAAYPHLGVDPVIAGAEIVLALQRIVSREVDPLESAVLTVARFQAGTAYNVIPETAGLGGTVRTLSPHVRDAMPERIRRIAESVCAASGATCEVVYRHGTAPVVNDAGIVALVRRVAGTALGPGNVIDLAGPSMGAEDFAAYLAHAPGAIFRLGVGDTSALHTPTYDFADGALPVGVELFCRIAEAYCRAPAAGPA